A genomic segment from Pseudomonas sp. M30-35 encodes:
- a CDS encoding DUF4823 domain-containing protein has product MPRLFPLFTLLVLLPLSGCMTVSDMAAGTQYQLRDAGVLDHSNTQRANSRRLQPDSFIYIAQGYFTPRGDANPKANIVAEEAFKGFIEYFPLVRRAQTPLGLDQAMSQARGQGAHYLLYGRFATADDRIGTGTEWEDQEALDRIGVDSGVIQLMLIETNTRYLVDTARIRSRGGFLTFYDQKPEDLIGPPLEQYARSLIGLSD; this is encoded by the coding sequence ATGCCTAGGCTGTTTCCATTATTCACTTTGCTGGTGCTTTTGCCGCTGAGTGGCTGCATGACCGTCAGCGATATGGCGGCGGGTACCCAGTATCAACTGCGTGATGCTGGTGTGCTCGATCATAGCAACACGCAGCGGGCGAACTCGCGCCGCTTGCAGCCGGATTCGTTTATTTACATCGCCCAGGGTTATTTCACACCGCGCGGCGATGCCAACCCTAAGGCCAATATTGTCGCCGAGGAGGCTTTTAAAGGCTTTATCGAATACTTCCCGCTGGTACGCAGGGCGCAGACACCGCTTGGGCTTGATCAGGCAATGAGTCAGGCTCGCGGGCAAGGTGCACATTATCTGCTGTACGGACGTTTCGCCACGGCCGATGACCGGATCGGCACGGGCACCGAGTGGGAAGACCAGGAGGCGCTGGACCGTATTGGTGTGGATAGCGGGGTTATTCAGTTAATGTTGATTGAGACCAATACTCGCTATTTGGTCGATACTGCCCGAATTCGTAGCCGCGGCGGCTTCCTGACGTTTTATGATCAAAAACCGGAAGACTTGATCGGCCCACCGCTTGAGCAATATGCGCGCAGTCTGATTGGCTTGAGTGATTAA
- a CDS encoding FAD-binding oxidoreductase: protein MDLRSGHCFWPIKSGLVRSYPSLSQSLDCDVLVIGAGITGALVADYLAQQGHKIVVLDRRDVARGSTSASTAMPIDMHLSDLIARIGKTQAERAYHLCADAIDKLAVMTKQLPDCGFSRQSSFYFASSADDVESLEQEYQARKEAGFDIEFWGRKDIEDRFNFSAPCGLYSKQGAQVDPFLLTHALLQRAQTNGASIFDRTQVGKIDQAEQGITALTQRGYQVRAQKVVFACGYEAQTWLEEKVVDLNSTFAFITEPVKTFEGWYEQCLLWESERPYTYMRTTSDNRIIIGGEDEAFKNSDLRDAVLPEKREALSKKLAELMPKIPFEVAYAWAGTFGETKDGLAYIGETDEIPNAYFALGYGGNGITYSVVAAQIIADLYLGRPNSDAEIFRFGR from the coding sequence ATGGATCTGCGTTCAGGGCACTGCTTTTGGCCAATCAAGTCTGGCTTGGTCAGATCATATCCCAGCCTGTCGCAGAGCTTGGATTGCGATGTGCTCGTTATCGGGGCGGGTATTACCGGTGCTTTGGTGGCTGATTACCTTGCTCAGCAAGGCCATAAAATCGTCGTGCTGGATCGTCGAGATGTTGCCCGAGGGAGCACCAGCGCCTCTACTGCAATGCCAATCGATATGCATCTGAGCGATTTAATTGCTCGCATCGGTAAAACGCAGGCTGAGCGTGCCTATCACCTGTGCGCTGATGCCATCGACAAACTGGCGGTGATGACAAAGCAGTTGCCGGACTGCGGTTTTTCACGCCAGAGTAGTTTTTACTTTGCCTCATCAGCAGATGACGTTGAGTCACTTGAGCAAGAGTACCAAGCGCGCAAGGAGGCTGGTTTCGACATTGAATTTTGGGGGCGAAAAGATATTGAGGATCGTTTTAACTTCAGCGCGCCTTGCGGGCTTTATTCCAAGCAAGGAGCCCAGGTCGATCCTTTTTTGTTGACCCACGCATTACTGCAGCGTGCGCAGACTAACGGTGCGTCGATTTTTGATCGTACTCAGGTCGGTAAGATAGACCAGGCAGAGCAGGGGATAACCGCCCTTACACAAAGGGGGTATCAGGTTCGTGCGCAAAAAGTGGTTTTCGCTTGCGGCTATGAAGCGCAGACCTGGCTTGAAGAAAAAGTGGTTGATCTCAACAGTACGTTTGCATTCATCACCGAGCCGGTTAAAACCTTTGAGGGCTGGTATGAACAATGTTTGCTCTGGGAGTCAGAGCGGCCTTATACCTATATGCGCACCACCAGTGATAATCGGATCATCATCGGTGGTGAGGATGAAGCTTTCAAAAACAGCGATCTGCGTGACGCAGTCCTGCCGGAGAAGCGCGAGGCATTGAGCAAAAAATTAGCAGAGCTTATGCCTAAAATACCTTTCGAGGTCGCGTACGCTTGGGCTGGAACCTTCGGTGAGACGAAAGATGGGCTCGCCTATATTGGCGAGACTGACGAAATCCCCAATGCTTATTTTGCGCTCGGCTATGGAGGCAACGGTATTACCTACAGCGTGGTGGCGGCCCAAATTATTGCCGATCTCTATTTGGGGAGGCCCAATTCAGATGCAGAAATATTTCGCTTCGGCCGATAA
- the nirD gene encoding nitrite reductase small subunit NirD produces the protein MSRADAIEQQQNLNWQSLCSRQDLVANSGVVAWADGAQVALFYVPSEVHAKQLYALDNRDPKSGANVIGRGIIGSLAGDLVIAAPLYKQHFRLEDGTCLEYPEQCLHTWPVRFSGEVVEIALG, from the coding sequence ATGAGCCGCGCAGACGCAATCGAGCAGCAGCAAAACCTTAACTGGCAATCGTTGTGCAGCCGGCAAGACTTGGTCGCAAATTCAGGAGTGGTCGCATGGGCCGATGGCGCACAAGTTGCGCTGTTTTACGTGCCGAGTGAGGTGCATGCTAAGCAGCTGTATGCGCTTGATAATCGCGATCCGAAGTCAGGCGCTAACGTGATCGGACGCGGTATCATTGGAAGTCTAGCAGGCGATTTAGTCATCGCCGCTCCGCTTTATAAGCAGCACTTCCGCCTCGAAGATGGCACCTGTCTGGAGTACCCGGAACAATGCCTGCACACATGGCCTGTGCGTTTTTCTGGTGAAGTTGTAGAGATTGCGCTGGGCTGA
- a CDS encoding DUF4331 family protein — protein sequence MFKGLRTLNTAVALTAAIVGSNQALASHHFESTIVQKTPTLNQLDNYVFPSDRPDHTVFVMDVSAVPKAGVDGTFSTKGLYNIHVANDDTYKAGHTFSFRFQGADKFTVYQSDAPNAAVGTIGTKLGEGNVGKATELPNGIKVWTGVVKDPFYGNSTSLGLLRAQLNNGTPYDPAIWAQAKGKSIFIGRKAAAIVLDVPNSMLGKTVHAFMTTAVEKDGAWQQVQYSANPLLSHTMLFENGALKAVLNSSRPDTQKAIKPFVSARITRAVLLAKSQKDPIKYADKITDMLVPDVLTYKVGTAAKYAANERNGRSLDDDAMSAVLSMMLGTPTDQKISNPKLHTAAFPYLIPTTVD from the coding sequence ATGTTTAAAGGCTTAAGGACACTCAATACCGCAGTCGCCTTGACTGCAGCCATCGTAGGCAGCAACCAAGCGTTGGCCAGCCATCACTTTGAATCCACCATCGTTCAAAAAACGCCCACGCTTAATCAGTTAGATAACTACGTTTTCCCTTCGGACCGCCCAGATCACACCGTATTCGTGATGGACGTAAGCGCTGTGCCGAAAGCCGGAGTTGATGGCACGTTCTCGACTAAGGGCCTGTACAACATCCACGTAGCTAATGATGACACCTATAAAGCGGGGCATACCTTTAGCTTCCGTTTCCAAGGTGCAGATAAGTTTACTGTGTATCAATCTGACGCCCCCAATGCTGCAGTTGGGACCATCGGCACCAAGCTGGGCGAAGGCAACGTTGGCAAAGCCACCGAACTGCCAAACGGCATTAAAGTCTGGACCGGCGTTGTCAAAGATCCGTTCTACGGCAACTCCACCAGCCTTGGCCTGCTGCGTGCGCAGCTTAACAATGGTACGCCTTACGACCCAGCCATTTGGGCACAAGCTAAGGGCAAAAGCATCTTCATTGGCCGTAAAGCCGCTGCAATCGTGCTGGATGTACCTAACTCAATGCTTGGCAAGACTGTACACGCCTTCATGACCACCGCTGTGGAAAAAGATGGCGCCTGGCAGCAGGTTCAGTACTCAGCAAACCCTTTGCTTTCGCACACGATGCTTTTCGAAAATGGCGCGCTCAAGGCAGTACTTAATAGCAGCCGTCCAGATACACAAAAGGCAATCAAACCGTTTGTATCTGCTCGCATCACGCGCGCAGTACTGCTGGCGAAATCGCAGAAAGACCCAATCAAGTACGCTGACAAAATAACCGATATGCTGGTGCCGGATGTACTCACCTACAAAGTCGGTACTGCAGCCAAGTATGCCGCGAACGAACGCAATGGCCGCTCGCTGGATGATGACGCAATGAGTGCCGTATTGAGCATGATGCTGGGCACCCCTACTGACCAAAAAATCAGCAATCCAAAACTGCATACTGCAGCCTTTCCTTACCTGATCCCAACGACAGTTGACTAA
- a CDS encoding electron transfer flavoprotein subunit beta/FixA family protein, producing MKVLVAVKRVVDYNVKVRVKADNSGVDLANVKMSMNPFCEIAVEEAVRLKEKGVASEIVVVTIGPTTAQEQLRTALALGADRAILVESSEELSSLAVAKLLKAVVDKEQPQLVILGKQAIDSDNNQTGQMLGALTGYAQGTFASKVEVAGDKVNVTREIDGGLQTVALNLPAIVTTDLRLNEPRYASLPNIMKAKKKPLENITPDALGVSTASTVKTVKVEAPATRSAGIKVKSVAELVEKLKNEAKVI from the coding sequence ATGAAGGTTCTTGTAGCTGTCAAACGAGTGGTCGACTACAACGTCAAGGTTCGCGTTAAAGCGGACAACAGCGGCGTTGATCTTGCGAACGTCAAGATGTCGATGAACCCTTTCTGCGAAATCGCTGTTGAAGAAGCGGTACGCCTAAAGGAAAAAGGCGTGGCGAGCGAAATCGTCGTCGTGACTATTGGCCCGACAACGGCTCAAGAGCAACTGCGTACTGCGCTGGCTCTGGGTGCTGATCGTGCAATCCTGGTTGAATCCAGCGAAGAATTGAGTTCACTGGCTGTGGCCAAGCTGCTCAAGGCAGTGGTCGATAAAGAGCAGCCTCAGCTGGTCATCCTTGGTAAGCAGGCGATCGACAGCGATAACAATCAGACTGGCCAAATGCTGGGTGCTCTGACCGGTTACGCTCAAGGTACTTTCGCCTCCAAGGTAGAAGTTGCTGGCGACAAGGTTAACGTAACCCGTGAAATCGATGGCGGCCTGCAGACTGTTGCACTGAATCTGCCAGCTATCGTGACCACCGACCTGCGCCTTAACGAGCCTCGCTATGCGTCGCTGCCGAACATCATGAAGGCTAAGAAGAAGCCACTGGAAAACATCACGCCAGACGCACTGGGTGTTTCCACCGCTTCTACCGTCAAAACCGTGAAAGTCGAAGCACCTGCTACTCGCAGTGCTGGCATCAAGGTCAAGTCGGTGGCTGAATTGGTCGAGAAACTGAAGAACGAAGCGAAGGTAATCTAA
- a CDS encoding HupE/UreJ family protein, giving the protein MIFRTQSYLQPVFLLLIMLASTSAQAHTGVEAGWLHPLSGVDHLLAMIAIGAWSCQMGGRAVWIVPSAFVSFMMLGGLLGFEQVDLPGVEIGIVLSVILLGLAIALEKTFAVAIAAIGVGIFGIFHGYAHGYEMPVMDNKLAYSAGFLSTTAALHVVGAVGAFLVLKLPRGRVILCTLGAICALCGVYLATQL; this is encoded by the coding sequence ATGATCTTTCGTACCCAAAGTTATCTGCAGCCTGTGTTCTTGCTACTCATCATGCTCGCCAGCACTAGCGCACAAGCGCACACAGGTGTAGAGGCTGGCTGGTTGCACCCGTTATCCGGCGTCGATCACCTGCTGGCAATGATCGCCATTGGCGCTTGGAGCTGCCAGATGGGCGGCCGCGCCGTCTGGATTGTACCTAGCGCCTTCGTCAGTTTCATGATGCTCGGTGGCCTGCTGGGCTTTGAACAAGTAGATTTGCCCGGTGTAGAAATTGGTATTGTTCTTTCGGTAATACTGCTCGGACTTGCAATCGCGCTAGAGAAAACCTTTGCCGTGGCCATTGCCGCGATTGGCGTCGGTATTTTCGGTATATTCCATGGCTACGCCCACGGCTACGAAATGCCGGTAATGGACAACAAGCTGGCCTATTCAGCCGGATTCCTGAGTACCACAGCCGCCCTCCACGTGGTCGGCGCTGTTGGCGCATTTCTGGTGCTCAAACTGCCCCGCGGCCGCGTCATTCTCTGCACATTGGGCGCTATTTGTGCCCTTTGCGGTGTCTACTTGGCGACTCAGCTCTGA
- a CDS encoding electron transfer flavoprotein-ubiquinone oxidoreductase: MEREFMEFDVVIVGAGPSGLSAACRLKQKAADAGKEISVCVVEKGSEVGAHILSGAVFEPRALNELFPNWKELEAPLNTPVKRDDIYMLKSAESATKIPGMFVPKTMHNEGNYIISLGNLCRWLAQQAENLGVEIYPGFTAQEVLINENNVVTGILTGDLGVDREGNPKEGVYTPGIELRAKYTLFAEGCRGHLGKQLIKKFNLDTEADAQHYGIGLKEIWDIDPAKHEQGLVVHTAGWPLDDENMGGSFLYHLENNQVVVGLIVDLSYSNPFLSPFDEFQRYKHHPVIAQYLEGGKRVSYGARAITKGGLNSLPKMVFNGGALIGCDLGTLNFAKIKGSHTAMKSGMLAADAVADALFAGKEGGDELTGYVDSFKSSWLYDELFGSRNFGPAMHKYGALLGGAFNFIDQNIFGGKIPFTLHDTKPDYACLKLAADSKRIAYPKPDGKLSFDKLSSVFLSSTNHEEEQPCHLKLADASIPLDKNLPMYDEPAQRYCPAGVYEIVTQEDGEKKFQINAQNCVHCKTCDIKDPAQNITWVAPEGAGGPNYPNM, from the coding sequence GTGGAACGCGAATTTATGGAGTTCGACGTCGTCATCGTCGGTGCTGGGCCTTCTGGCCTGTCCGCCGCCTGCCGACTGAAGCAAAAAGCTGCCGACGCAGGTAAAGAAATTAGCGTCTGTGTCGTCGAGAAAGGATCAGAAGTCGGCGCGCACATTCTATCCGGTGCGGTATTTGAGCCGCGCGCGCTGAACGAGCTGTTTCCTAACTGGAAAGAGCTTGAAGCCCCGCTCAACACCCCGGTAAAGCGCGACGACATCTATATGTTGAAGAGCGCTGAGAGCGCAACCAAGATCCCAGGCATGTTCGTGCCGAAGACCATGCACAACGAGGGTAACTACATTATCTCGTTGGGTAACCTCTGCCGTTGGTTGGCTCAGCAGGCTGAAAACCTGGGTGTAGAAATTTACCCAGGTTTCACCGCACAAGAAGTGCTGATCAACGAAAATAACGTAGTCACCGGTATTCTCACAGGTGATTTGGGCGTTGACCGCGAAGGCAACCCCAAAGAAGGCGTGTATACGCCGGGCATTGAACTGCGCGCCAAGTACACCCTGTTTGCCGAAGGCTGCCGTGGCCATTTGGGCAAACAACTGATCAAGAAATTCAACCTTGACACCGAAGCGGATGCCCAGCATTACGGCATCGGCCTCAAGGAAATCTGGGATATTGACCCAGCCAAACACGAACAAGGCCTGGTTGTTCACACCGCTGGCTGGCCGCTAGACGATGAGAACATGGGTGGCTCGTTCCTCTATCACCTGGAAAACAACCAAGTGGTAGTCGGCTTGATCGTTGACCTGTCCTACAGCAACCCATTTCTGTCGCCATTCGACGAATTCCAGCGCTACAAGCACCATCCGGTGATTGCTCAGTATCTGGAAGGCGGCAAGCGCGTCAGCTACGGCGCCCGTGCTATCACCAAAGGCGGCCTGAATTCGCTACCGAAAATGGTTTTCAACGGTGGCGCACTGATCGGCTGTGATTTAGGCACCCTCAACTTCGCCAAGATCAAGGGCAGTCATACCGCCATGAAATCTGGCATGTTGGCCGCAGACGCCGTCGCTGACGCGTTGTTCGCTGGCAAAGAAGGCGGCGACGAGCTGACCGGTTACGTCGACAGCTTTAAGTCGAGCTGGCTCTATGACGAATTATTCGGCAGCCGCAATTTCGGCCCAGCCATGCACAAATACGGCGCCTTGCTCGGTGGTGCATTCAACTTTATCGACCAGAATATCTTCGGCGGTAAAATTCCGTTCACCCTGCATGACACCAAGCCAGATTACGCATGCCTCAAGCTCGCGGCTGACTCCAAGCGCATCGCTTATCCGAAGCCGGATGGCAAGCTGAGCTTTGACAAACTGTCTTCGGTTTTCCTGTCCAGCACCAACCACGAAGAAGAGCAGCCCTGCCACTTGAAACTGGCGGACGCGAGCATTCCGCTGGATAAAAACTTGCCGATGTACGATGAGCCGGCACAGCGCTACTGCCCTGCCGGGGTTTATGAAATCGTCACGCAAGAGGATGGCGAGAAGAAGTTCCAGATCAATGCGCAGAACTGTGTGCATTGTAAGACTTGCGACATTAAAGACCCTGCCCAGAACATCACCTGGGTGGCGCCTGAAGGGGCTGGCGGCCCGAATTACCCGAACATGTAA
- a CDS encoding DUF4198 domain-containing protein, whose translation MLTPLAMAHEFWLVPHDAQTGLEQKVVFELRVGPTWPGVQTPRIDNLVNWFKAKDAQGEWKVAGRDRTLAVGNFTTRSPGATVVGMRTNSAHLELSASEFNQYLMEEGLTEVMKTRARFGLGDAPGRENFSRCAKSIILVDGQSQGYDNQIGLPLELIPQTDPLALRTDEPFVVQLLFLGKPLPNTLIKAQLKAEPPIELSATSDAAGRVMFTLPQDGLWLFNAVHMEPSTEDDSDWESLWASLTVQLSEKSKE comes from the coding sequence ATGCTCACACCGCTAGCCATGGCCCATGAGTTCTGGTTGGTTCCTCACGACGCACAAACTGGCCTCGAGCAAAAAGTAGTGTTCGAATTGCGGGTTGGGCCAACCTGGCCAGGCGTGCAAACACCTCGAATAGACAACCTTGTTAACTGGTTTAAGGCCAAAGACGCCCAAGGTGAATGGAAAGTAGCCGGCCGGGATCGCACACTTGCGGTCGGTAACTTCACCACCCGTTCGCCAGGCGCGACCGTAGTTGGTATGCGTACTAACAGTGCCCACCTTGAGCTATCGGCGTCCGAATTCAATCAGTATCTGATGGAGGAAGGTCTGACCGAGGTGATGAAAACCCGCGCACGTTTTGGTTTGGGTGACGCACCAGGCCGCGAGAACTTCTCTCGTTGCGCCAAGAGCATCATCCTCGTCGACGGCCAGAGCCAGGGGTATGACAATCAAATCGGCTTGCCGCTGGAGCTTATCCCGCAGACAGATCCATTGGCACTTCGCACCGATGAGCCATTTGTCGTGCAACTTCTTTTTCTTGGCAAGCCGCTACCGAACACGTTGATCAAGGCACAGCTTAAAGCCGAGCCACCGATTGAGCTAAGCGCAACCTCGGATGCTGCTGGTCGCGTCATGTTCACGCTTCCCCAAGACGGTTTATGGCTATTCAACGCCGTACACATGGAACCTAGCACTGAAGACGATAGCGACTGGGAAAGCCTCTGGGCGTCCCTGACAGTCCAGCTATCAGAAAAATCCAAAGAGTAA
- a CDS encoding electron transfer flavoprotein subunit alpha/FixB family protein has product MAILVVAEHTNAALAAATLNTVAAAQAIGGDIHVLVAGSGCGAAAEAAAKVAGVAKVLVADNAAFAHQLPENVAPLIAELGAGYSHILAAATTNGKNFLPRVAAQLDVDQISEIISVESPDTFKRPIYAGNAIATVQSSAAVKVITVRATGFDPVAAEGGSAAVEAVSAGAESGKSAFVGEELAKSDRPELTAAKIVISGGRGMQNGDNFKHLYAVADKLGAAVGASRAAVDAGFVPNDMQVGQTGKIVAPQLYIAVGISGAIQHLAGMKDSKVIVAINKDEEAPIFQVADYGLVADLFEAVPELEKLV; this is encoded by the coding sequence ATGGCTATCTTAGTTGTTGCAGAACACACTAACGCTGCTCTGGCTGCTGCCACGCTGAACACTGTTGCCGCGGCGCAAGCCATCGGTGGCGATATTCACGTATTGGTTGCAGGCTCTGGCTGCGGCGCAGCGGCTGAAGCCGCTGCCAAAGTTGCAGGTGTCGCTAAAGTACTGGTTGCTGATAATGCAGCCTTTGCTCACCAGCTGCCTGAAAACGTTGCTCCGCTGATCGCTGAACTGGGCGCTGGCTACAGCCACATCCTGGCGGCGGCTACCACCAACGGTAAAAACTTCCTGCCACGCGTTGCTGCGCAGCTGGACGTTGATCAGATTTCTGAAATTATCTCGGTAGAAAGCCCGGATACTTTCAAGCGTCCGATCTACGCCGGTAACGCTATCGCAACCGTGCAGTCGTCTGCTGCGGTCAAAGTCATCACCGTGCGTGCCACTGGTTTTGACCCTGTTGCTGCTGAAGGCGGCTCTGCTGCTGTTGAAGCGGTATCTGCCGGTGCAGAATCGGGTAAATCTGCATTTGTCGGCGAAGAGCTGGCGAAGTCTGATCGTCCTGAGCTGACCGCTGCTAAAATCGTCATTTCTGGCGGTCGCGGTATGCAGAACGGTGACAACTTCAAGCACCTGTACGCAGTAGCCGACAAGCTTGGCGCCGCTGTAGGTGCTTCGCGCGCTGCAGTTGACGCAGGCTTTGTGCCGAACGATATGCAGGTCGGCCAGACCGGTAAAATCGTTGCGCCACAGCTGTACATCGCGGTTGGTATCAGTGGTGCGATCCAGCACTTGGCTGGCATGAAAGACTCGAAAGTCATCGTCGCTATCAACAAGGACGAAGAAGCGCCAATCTTCCAGGTTGCAGACTACGGTCTGGTTGCTGACCTGTTCGAAGCGGTGCCTGAGCTTGAAAAACTGGTTTAA
- a CDS encoding DUF1285 domain-containing protein: MSDSGKANDLLAQIPKSEKKGLPPVHLWNPEFCGDIDMRIARDGTWFYMGTPIGRKPMVKLFSTIIRRDGDDYVLVTPVEKVGIRVDVAPFVAITLAVEGEGEAQVLRFTNNVDDEIVADAEHPIRVELDPQTQEPAPFILVRTNLEALIHRNVFYQLVELAVPREIDGQNWLGVWSSGQFFCIAPQPE; the protein is encoded by the coding sequence ATGAGTGATTCAGGCAAGGCAAATGACCTGCTTGCGCAGATTCCTAAAAGCGAGAAGAAAGGTCTGCCTCCAGTGCACCTTTGGAATCCAGAGTTCTGTGGTGATATCGACATGCGTATCGCCCGAGATGGCACCTGGTTCTACATGGGCACGCCGATTGGGCGTAAGCCGATGGTCAAGCTGTTTTCAACGATTATCCGCCGCGATGGTGATGACTACGTGCTGGTGACACCGGTCGAAAAAGTAGGTATCCGCGTCGATGTTGCGCCGTTTGTAGCGATTACGCTGGCGGTTGAGGGCGAAGGTGAGGCTCAGGTATTACGCTTCACCAATAACGTTGATGATGAAATTGTGGCTGATGCCGAGCATCCTATTCGCGTCGAGCTAGACCCGCAAACCCAGGAACCGGCGCCGTTTATCCTGGTGCGCACCAACCTTGAAGCGCTGATTCACCGCAATGTGTTTTATCAGCTGGTTGAGCTTGCAGTGCCGCGTGAGATCGACGGCCAGAACTGGCTCGGTGTCTGGAGCAGTGGTCAGTTTTTCTGCATCGCCCCGCAACCAGAGTGA